The Apium graveolens cultivar Ventura chromosome 11, ASM990537v1, whole genome shotgun sequence genome has a window encoding:
- the LOC141698454 gene encoding serine carboxypeptidase-like 51, with the protein MGKSHFVLFFCVVFLVSFINNGVMAGRKTPDGSEQWGYVEVRPKAHMFWWYYRSPQRTNDVNKPWPIILWLQGGPGASGVGIGNFEEVGPLDTFLKPRNSTWLQKADLLFVDNPVGTGYSFVEDKSLFVKTDEEAATDLTTLLISIFNRDKVLQKSPLYIVAESYGGKYAVTLGLSALKAIEAGKLKMKLGGVALGDSWISPEDFVFSWAPLLKDVSRLDSKGVEQSNSLTQKIKQQIGKGQFAAATDTWNELENVIETYSNFVDFYNFLLDSGMDPVSATASELTQKITLKRYSRYLDSSRALPGGDGDLDTLMNVILKKKLKIIPKDLKWGGQSNSVFDALSGDFMKPRIEEVDELLAKGVNVTIYNGQVDVICSTKGTEAWVQKLKWEGIKTFLSMDRTPLYCGREQITKGFTKSYKNLHFYWILKAGHFVPVDQPCIALNMVDNMVHG; encoded by the exons ATGGGAAAGTCCCATTTTGTTCTGTTTTTCTGTGTTGTGTTTCTTGTATCATTCATCAATAATGGAGTCATGGCTGGTAGAAAAACTCCAGATGGATCAGAGCAGTGGGGATATGTTGAAGTCAGACCTA AAGCTCACATGTTCTGGTGGTACTACAGAAGTCCACAGAGGACTAATGATGTAAACAAGCCATGGCCAATAATTCTGTGGTTGCAGGGTGGACCT GGTGCCTCAGGAGTTGGAATTGGAAATTTTGAGGAGGTTGGGCCATTGGATACTTTTCTTAAGCCAAGAAACTCAACATGGTTGCAAAAGGCTGATCTCTTGTTTGTG GATAATCCAGTTGGGACTGGATACAGTTTTGTGGAGGATAAGAGTTTGTTTGTGAAAACCGATGAAGAGGCTGCAACAGATTTGACTACATTGTTGATTTCAATTTTCAATCGAGATAAAGTCCTTCAAAAGAGCCCTTTGTATATAGTAGCAGAGTCTTATGGAGGAAAATATGCAGTGACTCTTGGATTATCAGCTCTAAAGGCTATTGAAGCCGGAAAATTGAAAATGAAACTCGGAG GTGTTGCATTGGGAGATAGTTGGATATCACCGGAAGATTTTGTG TTTTCATGGGCTCCTCTTCTTAAAGATGTTTCTAGGCTTGACAGCAAAGGTGTAGAGCAATCAAACAG TCTTACTCAGAAAATCAAGCAGCAGATTGGTAAAGGACAATTTGCAGCTGCAACTGATACATGGAATGAACTTGAGAATGTTATTGAAACCTACAGTAATTTTGTG GATTTCTATAATTTCCTCTTGGATTCTGGGATGGATCCCGTGTCTGCAACAGCTTCTGAGCTAACTCAGAAAATCACGTTGAAGCGATACTCGAGATATCTAGATTCTTCGAGAGCTTTGCCGGGTGGTGATGGTGATCTAGACACTTTAATGAATGTTATTCTCAAGAAAAAACTTAAGATAATCCCAAAAGATTTGAA ATGGGGTGGGCAATCAAATTCTGTTTTCGACGCACTTTCAGGAGATTTCATGAAACCTAGGATAGAGGAG GTTGATGAGCTTCTGGCAAAAGGAGTAAATGTGACCATTTACAATGGACAA GTTGATGTCATTTGCTCAACTAAAGGAACTGAAGCATGGGTTCAAAAGCTAAA GTGGGAAGGCATCAAAACTTTCTTAAGCATGGATAGAACTCCATTGTATTGTGGCCGCGAACAGATTACGAAGGGATTCACCAAGTCCTACAAAAATTTACACTTCTACTGGATTCTTAAGGCTGGCCACTTC GTACCCGTAGATCAGCCATGTATTGCGCTTAATATGGTGGATAACATGGTGCACGGGTAG